A genome region from Anastrepha ludens isolate Willacy chromosome 3, idAnaLude1.1, whole genome shotgun sequence includes the following:
- the LOC128857466 gene encoding insulin-like growth factor-binding protein complex acid labile subunit: protein MCNSWLLIIAITLECLWNSQLSETSKSCPAECICLSQTQVLCNTGGLEQIPLRQLPSTVENLALTKNNFPIIKPDSFAGLRALKKLSLDGNNITRIKQFAFRGLPRLKELSIQYTPLQTVAQFAFAGLQNLSTILLSHNQIATIEGNAFAGTSNVKLILLSNNPLIRIDSSAFSSLTNVGHLILPSGIRTIEPDAFFGMDTVGLLKLAYMDLKELSPYTFRGLTNVLLLTLQESDLGIICADAFTGLAQVDKLQILNNKIDLIEELNFTYTADIKLLKFHGNHVLETPDPNSIIIDGVAQLDLVNNHFPCGCHIHTLLDGPLVEGAHNLSEFLQKNYCISPLDVNGRAMAELDIDSIGRCQDQLTKGNLGSSASSMALSVNVTLLIAAATIELKILRTISEQLLLLWQYRARGTRGRRRRWHLVGR, encoded by the coding sequence GTGCTGTGTAACACTGGCGGTCTGGAGCAGATTCCATTGCGGCAATTACCCTCCACCGTTGAGAATCTCGCATTAACGAAAAACAATTTTCCGATCATAAAACCAGACTCATTTGCCGGCTTGCGTGCCCTTAAGAAACTTTCATTGGACGGCAACAATATTACACGCATCAAGCAGTTCGCCTTCCGCGGTTTGCCGCGTCTCAAGGAGCTCTCCATCCAGTATACGCCACTGCAAACAGTCGCCCAATTCGCCTTCGCCGGCCTGCAAAATCTCTCCACGATACTGCTGAGTCACAATCAAATTGCGACCATCGAGGGTAATGCATTCGCGGGCACATCGAATGTCAAATTGATTTTACTGTCGAATAATCCACTCATACGCATCGATAGCTCTGCCTTCTCGAGCCTCACCAATGTTGGACACCTAATATTGCCCTCCGGCATACGCACCATCGAGCCGGATGCTTTTTTCGGCATGGACACGGTGGGGCTACTGAAACTTGCCTACATGGATTTGAAAGAGCTGTCGCCATACACTTTTCGCGGCTTAACGAATGTGCTCTTGCTGACGCTGCAAGAGTCCGATTTGGGTATTATATGCGCAGATGCTTTCACAGGTCTGGCGCAAGTGGACAAATTACAAATACTTAATAACAAAATCGATCTTATCGAAGAGTTGAACTTCACCTACACTGCGGATATTAAGTTGCTCAAGTTTCATGGCAATCATGTGCTGGAAACACCCGACCCCAATTCGATCATCATCGATGGTGTGGCACAGCTGGACTTGGTGAATAATCATTTTCCCTGTGGCTGCCACATTCACACACTACTCGATGGTCCGCTTGTCGAGGGAGCGCACAATCTCAGCGAATTCCTGCAGAAAAACTACTGCATCTCGCCATTGGATGTGAATGGTCGCGCCATGGCGGAACTGGACATCGATTCCATTGGTCGCTGTCAAGATCAACTGACTAAGGGCAATCTCGGCTCGTCCGCCTCGTCGATGGCGTTGAGCGTGAATGTGACACTACTCATCGCAGCGGCCACAATTGAACTGAAAATCTTGCGCACCATTTCGGAgcagttgctgttgctgtggcAGTATAGGGCGCGTGGTACGCGTGGGCGACGGCGCCGTTGGCATCTTGTCGGCAGATGA